The genomic window TGTCGAACTCAACCGTCGCGCCGGTGCGCAAGGTGTAGGCCGCCTCGATATGGTCGAGGATCGACTTGTAGGAATTAAGAGTCGTGAAGTGTACGAAGCACCAGGTGCGCTGGCACTTATCACTGCCCATCAAGAATTGGAGAATGTCTGCGTGGAACGCGATCTGGCTCGCTTCAAGCGAGCCAGCGAACAACGATGGGGCGAGCTCGTCTATGACGGCCTCTGGTTCTCACCTCTGCGTGAAGGCCTAGACAGCCTCTTCAATTTCGCTAATGAATATGTCACGGGTGATGTTCGTTTGAAGATGCATGCAGGCCGATGCTGGGTTACTGGACGTCGCAGCGAAGCCTCTTTGTACGACTTTGATATGGCGACATACGACGAGGGAGATACCTTTGATCAATCATTAGCAAAGGGATTTGTCGATCTCTGGGGCCTTCCTTCCCGTATCGCTTCTGCGCGAAATCTAAGAATGAAGAAGTAATCATGGCTTTATGGGGAGCAAGATTTTCGCATGGGCCTGCTGATGCGGTCTTCGCGCTCTCGCGGAGCATCGAGTTTGATTGGCGTTTAGCACCGTATGACTTGCGATCCTCTCTTGCTCATTTACAGGGACTTGAGGATGGGGGACTGCTTAACACGAAAGATGCAGGTCTCATTCGCAATGCCCTCAAAGAGTTACAGGGTGATGTCGAGTCTGGCGCATTCGTTCCCATCGACACTGATGAAGATGTGCATAGTGCGCTTGAACGTGGGCTTACAAAGAAGTTAGGCGAACTGGGCGGGGCACTTCGCGCTGGCCGATCAAGGAATGATCAAGTCGCAACCGATCTTAGGTTGTACGCGATTGACCACATGCTCAATGTTGCCGGACTTGTTTCAGATCTTCAGTCGACAATCCTCAATATAGCCAA from Syntrophales bacterium includes these protein-coding regions:
- a CDS encoding argininosuccinate synthase, with the translated sequence VELNRRAGAQGVGRLDMVEDRLVGIKSREVYEAPGALALITAHQELENVCVERDLARFKRASEQRWGELVYDGLWFSPLREGLDSLFNFANEYVTGDVRLKMHAGRCWVTGRRSEASLYDFDMATYDEGDTFDQSLAKGFVDLWGLPSRIASARNLRMKK